A stretch of Lagopus muta isolate bLagMut1 chromosome 9, bLagMut1 primary, whole genome shotgun sequence DNA encodes these proteins:
- the TSC22D2 gene encoding TSC22 domain family protein 2 isoform X3, translating to MSKMPAKKKSCFQITSVTTAQVASSITEDTESLDDPDESRTEDVSSEIFDVSRATDYGPEDVCERSSSEETLNNVGEAETPSSVSPNLLLDGQLAAAAGGGAAVPPAVVPNGGAVPKSSAVPLPAAGAATGAQPALPPSGPSVPAAPGTMAQTVAAACSSRFRVIKLDHGTGEPYRRGRWTCMEYYDRDSDGSAVLGRTGDCIRHSSTFEQAAQERDSGLGATGGSVVVSAVPASAHGPDSIADSSLPAVSQLLQTEKTNQASLQQPNFVIGQQQQSQQPIGGAMPQSTAQSMFSGASVANQQIMVPQQSQPQVNTQSVAQAGPNGKGIAPPNVTMGQPSIPAAQQQAQQASIPVTQPQQFTYSQSQIPPVHLLPTQPSGQSEYMQHMTIMQPQGAIQQAPAGSVPSTAASNLPVGQVAGLSPSPGGAPVMGVPAQPGEAVAQGSGIMQSGQTQAGQTAVQQPGGVVQQGIGHAGVVQQKSVTQHQMSGSSQVSGMPGAPHAMVSGVQNVPAVVPGTSVPSVSTTSVTMPNVPVTLVQSQLPSHTSVSRSTGVVQQQQQHVGHSLIQGAPNVPTNLSQSNLGQFQAPAQSVVGQIDDTRRKSEPLPQPPLSLTAEIKPLVKPPVPDTLANPLQLPASTPMNSLASSVFGISIPVDGDEDRNPSTAFYQAFHFNKLRESKTFWDRYECFSMGCIHAECVWCKCCCH from the coding sequence ATGTCCAAGATGCCGGCCaagaagaagagctgcttccAGATCACCAGCGTGACCACGGCGCAGGTGGCCAGCAGCATTACCGAGGACACGGAGAGCCTGGACGACCCGGATGAGTCCCGCACCGAGGATGTGTCTTCTGAAATCTTCGATGTTTCCCGAGCCACCGACTACGGCCCCGAGGATGTCTGTGAGCGGAGCTCCTCTGAAGAAACTCTCAACAACGTGGGTGAGGCTGAAACTCCCAGCAGTGTCTCTCCCAACCTCCTCCTGGatgggcagctggctgcagctgctggtgggggagctgctgtgccaccagcagTGGTCCCAAATGGGGGGGCCGTGCCCAAGAGCTCTGCCGTGCCCCTGCCAGCTGCCGGTGCTGCCACCGGTGCTCAGCCTGCCTTGCCCCCCTCGGGGCCTTCTGTGCCTGCTGCGCCTGGGACAATGGCTCAGACAGTGgctgctgcatgcagctcaCGTTTCAGGGTGATCAAGCTGGATCACGGAACTGGGGAACCCTACAGGCGAGGACGATGGACTTGTATGGAGTATTATGACCGGGACTCTGATGGCAGTGCTGTCTTGGGCAGGACTGGAGATTGCATTaggcacagcagcacctttGAGCAGGCTGCTCAAGAGAGGGACAGTGGGCTCGGTGCCACAGGGGGTTCTGTCGTCGTCTCAGCTGTGCCAGCGTCGGCACATGGCCCTGATTCCATAGCTGACAGTTCTCTTCCTGCTGTGTCACAGCTGCTCCAGACAGAGAAGACGAACCAGGCCTCTCTACAGCAACCTAATTTTGTCATTGGGCAACAACAGCAGTCGCAACAACCCATAGGTGGGGCCATGCCTCAAAGTACTGCTCAGTCTATGTTTTCTGGAGCTTCAGTAGCAAATCAGCAGATAATGGTGCCACAGCAATCACAGCCACAGGTAAATACGCAGAGCGTTGCGCAGGCTGGACCCAATGGAAAAGGCATAGCACCTCCAAATGTAACGATGGGCCAGCCAAGCATTCCTGCGGCACAGCAGCAGGCGCAGCAAGCGAGCATACCAGTGACTCAGCCTCAACAATTTACTTATTCTCAATCCCAGATTCCACCGGTGCACCTACTGCCAACGCAACCTTCTGGTCAGTCTGAATACATGCAGCACATGACAATTATGCAGCCGCAAGGAGCTATTCAGCAGGCTCCTGCAGGCTCTGTTCCAAGTACGGCGGCCTCCAACCTGCCTGTGGGACAGGTGGCTGGCCTGAGCCCTTCACCTGGGGGAGCACCGGTGATGGGGGTGCCAGCGCAGCCAGGTGAAGCAGTTGCACAGGGATCAGGAATTATGCAAAGTGGCCAGACGCAGGCTGGTCAGACTGCTGTCCAGCAGCCAGGAGGTGTGGTGCAGCAAGGAATTGGGCATGCAGGGGTTGTGCAACAGAAATCTGTGACTCAGCATCAAATGAGTGGAAGCAGTCAAGTGTCTGGAATGCCTGGTGCTCCCCATGCCATGGTTTCTGGAGTTCAGAACGTGCCTGCAGTTGTGCCCGGTACGAGTGTGCCTAGTGTGTCTACCACTTCTGTTACTATGCCAAACGTCCCTGTTACTCTGGTTCAGTCACAGCTGCCTAGCCACACTTCTGTCAGCAGAAGTACCGGTGttgtccagcagcagcagcagcatgtcgGGCACTCCTTGATACAAGGTGCACCTAATGTACCTACAAATCTGTCGCAGTCGAACCTCGGACAGTTTCAGGCTCCTGCTCAATCTGTAGTAGGCCAGATTGATGATACTAGAAGAAAATCGGAACCCCTACCTCAGCCACCACTTTCTCTTACAGCTGAAATTAAACCTCTTGTGAAGCCTCCTGTTCCAGACACTCTAGCAAATCCTCTTCAGTTACCTGCAAGTACTCCCATGAACAGTCTTGCCAGCTCTGTGTTTGGCATATCTATTCCTGTTGATGGCGATGAAGACAG